TCACGACTTCTTTGTCTTTTCTTTGGTTGATAAGTTCTCTTCACTCAAATACACCTCCTATAATACCTATATATATTAATATAGAGTTTTCAAATTTACAGACACTACTATTGATTATATTGATTTGTCTTAACTATGTCAAGATTTTTCATTTACAAAGCTTTCATATAAAAGTTATTAACAATCAGTGAGTATTGTGGATAATTTTGTTGATTATAAATATAACTTTTGATATTATAAAAGAAGGTGTTGATATCTTTTATTTTTATTAAAAATCACAAAGTTATACACAGAATGTGGATTAATTGTGCATAACTTTAAAATTATACAAAATAATTTTGCTATTTTTAGAGTTTTGTTTAAGTTTTTGTCCACAAACAGTATCTGTTAATAATGTGGTCAGTTTTTTAACTTAAACTTTTTTTAATCTCAATTCACAAAATGTTTATAAATTATCCACAGGATTTATTAATTTTTATTTTTCCCTAATTTCATATATACTATCAATTTTTGTTGATAAGTATGTTGGTAAATTGCTGCAACTAGGTGGCAAATATTTTTTCATATCTTACTAGTAGGAGGTTTTTATATGGCATCAAATTTGGATACCCTTTGGAATGATGTCCTGAATATTATTAAAGTAGAATTGACTGAAGTTAGTTTTAACACTTGGCTTAAGTCAATTGAGCCAATTAGCCTATCTAATAATAAAATAATATTAGCTGTTCCAAATGATTTTACAAAAGGTATCTTAAAAGGCAGGTACTATAACTTAATAAAAAATTCTATTAAACAAGTTACAAATGAGGATTACTCTATCGAGTTTATCATTCCTGGCGAGGAAACAAATTCAAACATTGGACAAACTGTAGCTCCAGAAAGTGTTGAAAATAACCAAAGAGCACAGCTAAATCCAAAATATACATTTAATACATTCGTCATTGGTAACAGTAATAGATTTGCTCATGCTGCTTCCCTGGCAGTTGCTGAAGCTCCAGCACAAGCCTATAATCCTCTGTTTATTTATGGGGGTGTAGGGCTTGGTAAAACACACTTGATGCATGCTATTGGGCACTACATATTAAGCCAGAATCCAAATTCAAAGGTAGTTTATGTTTCATCTGAGAAATTTACAAATGAACTTATTAATTCAATTAGAGAATATAGAAATGAAGAATTTAGAAACAAATATAGAAATATAGATGTTCTTCTAATTGACGACATTCAATTTATAGCAGGTAAAGAAGGAACTCAAGAGGAATTTTTCCACACATTTAATGCATTGCATGATAATAGTAAACAAATTATTATTTCAAGCGATAGACCACCAAAGGAAATTCCAACATTAGAAGATAGATTAAGATCAAGATTTGAATGGGGTCTAATAGCGGATATTCAACCACCAGATCTTGAAACAAGAATTGCAATCTTAAGAAAGAAAGCTAATGTGGAAAATATAGATGTTTCTGATGATGTAATGCAATATATAGCTACAAAAATTCAATCAAATATTAGGGAATTAGAAGGTGCTCTTATAAGAGTAGTAGCCTATTCATCTTTAACAAATAAGGATATTACAGAAGAACTAGCTGAAGAGGCCTTAAAAGACATATTATCTAATAATAAACCTGTAGAAATAACTGTAGATACTATTAAAGAAATTGTTAGCAAATACTTTAAGATTAAATTAGAAGATTTTAATTCTAAGAAAAGAACTAGAGCAATTGCTTATCCTAGACAGATTGCAATGTATTTAACTAGAGATTTAACTGATTTATCTCTTCCTAAGATCGGTGATGAATTTGGTGGAAGAGATCATACAACTGTTATACATGCATGCGACAAGATTAATACAGATTTAGCTAAAGATGCTAATTTAAAAAAGAAATTGGATAATATAATAGAAGAGTTAAAAGGACAATAATAAAAACATTGTGGATTAAAAATGATAATTTTTTAGGATTATCCACATG
The DNA window shown above is from Tissierella sp. Yu-01 and carries:
- the dnaA gene encoding chromosomal replication initiator protein DnaA yields the protein MASNLDTLWNDVLNIIKVELTEVSFNTWLKSIEPISLSNNKIILAVPNDFTKGILKGRYYNLIKNSIKQVTNEDYSIEFIIPGEETNSNIGQTVAPESVENNQRAQLNPKYTFNTFVIGNSNRFAHAASLAVAEAPAQAYNPLFIYGGVGLGKTHLMHAIGHYILSQNPNSKVVYVSSEKFTNELINSIREYRNEEFRNKYRNIDVLLIDDIQFIAGKEGTQEEFFHTFNALHDNSKQIIISSDRPPKEIPTLEDRLRSRFEWGLIADIQPPDLETRIAILRKKANVENIDVSDDVMQYIATKIQSNIRELEGALIRVVAYSSLTNKDITEELAEEALKDILSNNKPVEITVDTIKEIVSKYFKIKLEDFNSKKRTRAIAYPRQIAMYLTRDLTDLSLPKIGDEFGGRDHTTVIHACDKINTDLAKDANLKKKLDNIIEELKGQ